One Salminus brasiliensis chromosome 5, fSalBra1.hap2, whole genome shotgun sequence DNA segment encodes these proteins:
- the tp53inp1 gene encoding tumor protein p53-inducible nuclear protein 1 — protein sequence MFQRFTSILFGDAMEEASGCPADVGFNENEDDEEWIFVDYLAEACSSACGDGLVEVCSEDVAGPNCPLRCSSCSSLDSTADADAEDGDFLRLDAACGLEESWFITPPPCFTAGGRAPVLLETSPLENLLIEHPSMSVYAVHSSRHRPAKDGSCEPNILRSEVQRRPSHPTGCFAATLAATRAGFIEQAKTGRLAQRIRENVERQQLSRNALRRLNLLRVGGAKQAKATAGHVHQPGQRQFNY from the exons ATGTTCCAGAGGTTCACCAGCATCCTGTTTGGAGATGCCATGGAAGAGGCTAGTGGGTGTCCTGCAGATGTGGGCTTCAACGAAAACGAAGACGATGAAGAGTGGATCTTTGTTGACTATCTTG cgGAGGCTTGTTCCAGTGCCTGTGGGGACGGGCTGGTTGAGGTGTGCTCGGAGGACGTGGCTGGTCCAAACTGCCCTCTGCGCTGCTCTTCTTGCTCCTCTCTAGACTCCACGGCCGACGCAGACGCTGAGGATGGGGACTTCCTGAGGCTGGATGCAGCATGTGGTCTGGAAGAGAGCTGGTTCATCACACCGCCACCCTGCTTCACTGCAGGAGGGAGGgctccagtgctgctggagaCCAGTCCTCTGGAGAACCTGCTGATCGAGCACCCCAGCATGTCTGTGTACGCCGTGCACAGCTCTCGCCACCGCCCGGCCAAGGATGGCTCCTGCGAGCCCAACATCCTCAG GTCTGAAGTTCAGCGCAGGCCGAGTCACCCCACCGGCTGCTTCGCAGCCACTCTCGCCGCCACCCGCGCAGGCTTCATCGAGCAGGCCAAAACCGGCCGCCTGGCTCAGAGGATCCGCGAAAACGTGGAGCGCCAGCAGCTGTCCCGCAACGCCCTTCGCCGCCTTAACCTGCTGCGCGTCGGGGGAGCCAAGCAGGCCAAAGCCACCGCGGGTCACGTCCACCAGCCTGGACAGAGGCAGTTCAACTACTGA